The DNA window AGACCACGTCCTCCTCCGCGCACGGACGGATCGCCGCCGGTAGCGGAAATCGTTTCTACACTCGGGGGAAATGTGTCGGGAAACACAAGTTAAAGATAACAAAGGGGAATGGTAATTGTCAAGTTGATATGAAGTTACGAGTTCTCGTGGCGCCGGGGAGGGGAAGGAAAGCCCCCGCCGAGCCACGACTTGAGAATATCGATGGACGGGAGTCGAAAGATTTGCCCGCGCCGGGTGACGGTTTTATGTTCCAAGTCTGGGGTGCGAATTCCGGAACAGCCAGATATTGTTGCAGTTAACCCCAGGCCGCCGCGCGCGCGGCGCCACGATCCGCAGGGGATCTTGCGATATCAAGTGGTCCATGATCCGGGCGTGGGGAGAAGTGTTTCGGAGACGCTCCGGGTGCTCGAGAGTTGCAGACAGGCCCAAACCGTCCGGCGGACCGGCAACCGTGGGAAGAGACGCTCGAGTCCAAGGGCTCTCTGGACAGGGGCGCCGCGAAAACATACCCTCGACCGGGGCCCGGCGTTCGGGTCCCGGCCGCCGTGATTCCCGCCCCCGAGGAGAGAGGCGATGACACCGGAACGGAAAGAAATCTACGACCTCGCGATCCGGGAGATCCGCGCGGTCACCGCCGGCGAGATGGACGCCATCGCCAACATGGCGAACGCATCGGCGATTCTCTACGAGAGGCTCCCCTTCTCCTGGATCGGTTTCTATCGCCTTGTTCACGACGAGTTGGTGCTCGGCCCTTTCCAGGGGAGGGTCGCCTGCGTGCGGATCGGGCCGGGAAGGGGGGTGTGCGGCGTGGCCTGGGAGCGGGGGGAGACGCTCAGCGTATCGGACGTGCACGCCTTCCCCGGGCACATCGCCTGCGATCCCCTCAGCCGCTCGGAGGTGGTGGTTCCCCTGCGCGCGCCGGACGGGAGAATCTGGGGGGTGCTGGACGTGGACAGCCGGGAGCCGAACGATTTCGACGGCGACGACGTGGAGGCGTTGGAGAAGATCGGCCGGATCATCGAGGACGCGGCCGCCCGGGATGAGCGTTTTCTCGCCGCCGCCCTCGGAGGGTGAAGCGCCGCACGCGCGACGCCGGCTTGTATTGTTGATGCATGAAAGGAAAGAAATCAGGGCCGCCGCCCGCCCGTGAGGGCGCGGACCCGCTCGAGTTGCCCGGCGAGGCCCGGGTAGTCCGGATCGATCCTCTCGAGCCGCTCCCAGTGGCGGAGCGCCCGGTCGTAATCTCCGGCCATCGCCCGCGCCGCCCCGGCGTTGTAAAGCCCCCGCTTCGAGTCCGGGGCCGCCGCGAGATGCCTTTCCAGAAGCGCCGCCGCCCGTTCCGGCCGCCCCCGTTTCGCTTCCAGGATCCCCATGTTGAAGAGCGCTTCCGGCTCCGCGTCGTCGACCGAAAGGGCGCGGGTGAGCGCCTCGGCGGCGAGGGAGTCCTCCCCCCGTCTCATCCGAACCGCTCCCAGGTTGGCGAGGATCGTGGCGTCCGAGGGATCCTCGATGAGGAGCGCCTCCAGGAGCGAGAGCGCCTCTTCGGTGCGACCCTTCTCGGCCAGCGTCACCGCCAGGTCGTTCCGGGCGGTCCTTTCCTCCCTCGGGTCCTCGCCGAGGGAGAGGTAGATCCGCATCGCCTCTTCGGTCTTTCCCGTTTCCCGGTAGATCCGGGCGAGCCCGCGCCGCGCCTCCGCGAAGCCGGGCCGCAGGGCGAGCGTCCTTTCGTACGCGCGCTCGGCGGCCGCGTAATCTCCTTGATGGATGAAAGAGCTGGCGAGGCGACATTCCGCCGCCGCCGCGTCCATGCGCGGGAGGGGCCAATTGGAGAGGGCGATCAGCGGAAGAAGGAGAAGCGCGCGCGGGCGCTTCGCCCGAACGTCCGCCGCGAGGGCGGCGGCTCCGGCGCCGGCGGCGACGAGGAGCGCCGGGACCGCCGGGAGACGATAGCGCCCGGTTACGAAGAAGAGGAGCGCCGCGAGGAGCGCCGCGCCCAGGAAGAGACTGATCAGCGAGCGGGATCCCTCCCGCAGCCGCCCGAAGAAAAGGCCGAAGAGGGCGAGGGGGGCGGCGATCCCGAAGAGAGGGGTCGGCCACCGGAGCGCGGGAGAGAAGCGGCGGAGAAAGTAAAGGTCTTCATTGTTCGGGATCTCGTAGTCGTTTCCGAAGAGGAGCGTCTTGCGGCCGAGGAGGAGGATCCATCCGCCGGGATCGCGCCGGATTCGGTCCAAGCCGCGGCGGAGCCAGAAGCGGGAAACCTCCGCGGAGGAAAGCCGCCTTCCCGCCTCTCTCTCGGCGATTCGCCGGGCGTCCTTGTCGAATCCCTCCGGCGTCGGCCGGATGCCGGCGGCGGGGGAGAGCGCGCCGTCCGCCCCTTCGTGGTTTCCGATGAAGAAGTGGATCCCGCCGTGCGCGCTTACCGGCGTCGGTCCTCCGGCGAGGCGGCTCGCGGTGATCGACCACGGGAGGAGAAGCGCGAGCGCTCCGGCGAGAAAGAGCGCCGCGCCGCGCCGTCCGGTCCGCCCGAAGAGGAGCCAGACCGGAAGCGCGGCGAGGAGG is part of the Candidatus Eisenbacteria bacterium genome and encodes:
- a CDS encoding GAF domain-containing protein, translating into MTPERKEIYDLAIREIRAVTAGEMDAIANMANASAILYERLPFSWIGFYRLVHDELVLGPFQGRVACVRIGPGRGVCGVAWERGETLSVSDVHAFPGHIACDPLSRSEVVVPLRAPDGRIWGVLDVDSREPNDFDGDDVEALEKIGRIIEDAAARDERFLAAALGG
- a CDS encoding tetratricopeptide repeat protein, with product MNETAHATRAEKVLPWAIAAVALAARLAHLAALRELPLFEHPYEGLDADLYTRLGRAIAGGNPSPPGLLHAAPLYAYWLGALFRLGAGALLVRLLQAALGAGAALLLYRVGRRVSGTAAGAVAGFAAALYSPFLLYEGTLQSAALVPFLGALLLSACLRARRGGTGAAPAAGLLFGAAALNRPDLLPLLAALPVWLLFGRTGRRGAALFLAGALALLLPWSITASRLAGGPTPVSAHGGIHFFIGNHEGADGALSPAAGIRPTPEGFDKDARRIAEREAGRRLSSAEVSRFWLRRGLDRIRRDPGGWILLLGRKTLLFGNDYEIPNNEDLYFLRRFSPALRWPTPLFGIAAPLALFGLFFGRLREGSRSLISLFLGAALLAALLFFVTGRYRLPAVPALLVAAGAGAAALAADVRAKRPRALLLLPLIALSNWPLPRMDAAAAECRLASSFIHQGDYAAAERAYERTLALRPGFAEARRGLARIYRETGKTEEAMRIYLSLGEDPREERTARNDLAVTLAEKGRTEEALSLLEALLIEDPSDATILANLGAVRMRRGEDSLAAEALTRALSVDDAEPEALFNMGILEAKRGRPERAAALLERHLAAAPDSKRGLYNAGAARAMAGDYDRALRHWERLERIDPDYPGLAGQLERVRALTGGRRP